DNA sequence from the Methanobacterium petrolearium genome:
ATGGTGCGAGATGTGGCTGGGTCCAGACCCATGGTAGGTTCATCAAATATTATGACCTCTGGATCATGGATGAGTGCCCGGGCAATTCCTATTCTCTGGCGTAATCCCTTGGAAAACGTGTTAATACGATCTTCAGCACGGTTTTCCATCCCAACCAGTTCCAGAAGTTCATTGATCCTGCCATTTAGCTGGTTTTTAGGAACTCCGTAGAGTTCTCCAAAGTATCTTAAAAGATCTCGTGCCTTGAAACGTTCGTAAAGGTTGGGTTCTTCCGGCAAGTATCCTATCATGGATTTGATCTTTATCTGGTCATGATAGATACTGTAACCCCCCACTGTGACCTCTCCAGAGTTGGGTTGTAATATACAACAAATAATCCGGATGGTAGTTGTTTTCCCGGCACCATTAGGGCCTATTATTCCCAGAAGTTCGCCCTTTTCTATCTCCAGATTAAGGTTGT
Encoded proteins:
- a CDS encoding ABC transporter ATP-binding protein; this translates as MIKIDSLTKSFGHIKALDNLNLEIEKGELLGIIGPNGAGKTTTIRIICCILQPNSGEVTVGGYSIYHDQIKIKSMIGYLPEEPNLYERFKARDLLRYFGELYGVPKNQLNGRINELLELVGMENRAEDRINTFSKGLRQRIGIARALIHDPEVIIFDEPTMGLDPATSRTIRNFIKKLKGDKTVILCTHYMDEADLLCDRVAILNQGRICDIGTPKYLKEKIHGDIILEVRVHEPEKIDTQRITSFESVRGVNLEGDQFLISMHNREDISKIIDIFGSQAFSVNTKEPTLDDVFIQSV